In one Streptomyces sp. NBC_01241 genomic region, the following are encoded:
- a CDS encoding TetR/AcrR family transcriptional regulator produces MHIQDSHWQTAAAVTSHSSDGTGRNGAVGTVDTVGPVGAAPATGTGGTGATVGAGGAIAANGRSAPLRVDAQRNLEHVLRAAREVFGELGYGAPMEDVARRARVGVGTVYRRFPSKDVLVRRIAEEETSRLTDQARTALGQEDEPWSALSRFLRTSVASGAGRLLPPQVLRVGVDVDSAVDSTAAAAVSASGTAAASAVVEESGDVVASVPESGPGSVRDETWVPQQRQGAGHAGPRPDDERSAVETGLDDDGTGAGELLEVVGRLVERARAAGELRRDVTVADVLLVIATAAPSLPDAAQQAAASSRLLDILLEGLRSRGVA; encoded by the coding sequence ATGCACATTCAGGATTCTCATTGGCAGACCGCTGCGGCGGTTACGTCCCATTCGTCCGACGGAACCGGGCGAAACGGTGCAGTGGGGACGGTGGACACGGTAGGTCCGGTCGGCGCGGCCCCGGCGACCGGAACAGGCGGGACGGGCGCGACAGTCGGGGCGGGCGGAGCGATTGCGGCCAACGGCCGCTCGGCTCCGCTGCGCGTGGACGCGCAGCGCAATCTGGAACATGTGCTGCGAGCCGCACGCGAAGTGTTCGGCGAGCTGGGATACGGGGCTCCGATGGAGGACGTGGCGCGTCGCGCCAGAGTCGGAGTCGGCACGGTGTACCGGCGGTTCCCGAGCAAGGACGTGCTGGTGCGGCGGATAGCCGAGGAGGAGACCTCCCGGCTGACGGACCAGGCGCGGACGGCGCTGGGCCAGGAGGACGAACCGTGGTCGGCGCTGTCGCGCTTCCTGCGGACGTCCGTGGCCTCGGGCGCGGGGCGGCTGCTGCCGCCCCAGGTGCTGCGGGTCGGAGTGGATGTCGACTCCGCTGTCGATTCCACGGCCGCTGCCGCCGTTTCTGCCTCCGGCACCGCCGCCGCCTCGGCCGTGGTCGAGGAGTCGGGGGACGTGGTGGCCTCCGTACCGGAATCAGGCCCGGGCAGCGTTCGGGACGAGACGTGGGTGCCTCAGCAGAGGCAGGGCGCGGGCCACGCCGGTCCCCGGCCGGACGACGAGCGTTCCGCCGTGGAGACCGGCCTCGATGACGACGGCACGGGAGCCGGTGAGCTGCTGGAGGTCGTCGGCCGTCTGGTGGAACGGGCGCGGGCAGCCGGTGAGCTCCGCCGTGACGTGACGGTGGCGGATGTGCTGCTGGTCATCGCGACGGCTGCGCCTTCGCTCCCCGATGCGGCTCAGCAGGCCGCAGCTTCGAGCCGGTTGCTGGACATCCTGCTGGAGGGGCTGCGTTCGCGGGGCGTTGCCTGA